In Pantoea phytobeneficialis, one genomic interval encodes:
- a CDS encoding glucose/quinate/shikimate family membrane-bound PQQ-dependent dehydrogenase: protein MSRASRILNLLTLLFSVVCAAWLLIGGVWLLSLGGSAYYLISGLAMAAFSWLLLKRKRSALYLYAAILFFTAIWAWHEAGSDYWTLVPRLDIWVLLGIWLILPFSYRQFSVSNNKPLGAMLVALLVNVALLAGSALHDPQEINGELPLTDKAPATSTVPAEDWSAYGRTQEGVRYSPLQQINEHNVKDLQVAWQFETGDHKTANDPGEITNEVTPLKIGNMLYLCTPHQILIALDAASGKEKWRFDPQLKSDPTFQHITCRGVSYHEMPTAAASNASQPAICARRIFLPVDDGRLFALDAQTGERCQSFANNGELNLQHQQPNAYPGGYEPTSPPIVTDNMVIIAGSVTDNLSTHEPSGVIRGFDINSGKLVWAFDPGAKDPNALPADGETFTANSPNSWAPAAYDAKRDIIYLPMGVSTPDIWGGNRTAEQERFASGLLALHASTGKLAWFYQTVHHDLWDMDLPSQPTLADITDKDGNTVPVVYVPAKTGNIFVLNRETGKPVIPAPETPVPQGPAQGDHLNPTQPFSELTFRPQQKLQGKDMWGATMFDQLVCRVMFHRLRYEGPFTPPSEQGTLVFPGDFGMFEWGGIAVDTDRQIAIANPMAMPFISKLIPRGPGNPIEPGADGAAGSGSESGVQHMYGVPYGVELNPFLSPFGLPCLQPSWGFVSAINLQNHQIVWKKRIGTVRDSAPVPLPFKMGVPMLGGPVTTAGNVFFVAGTLDNYLRAYSVRNGELLWQARLPAGGQATPMTYSVDGKQYVVIMAGGHGSFGTKLGDYVIAYKLP, encoded by the coding sequence ATGTCACGGGCTTCCCGAATTCTAAATTTGTTAACGCTACTCTTTTCAGTGGTTTGCGCTGCATGGCTGCTGATTGGTGGTGTCTGGTTACTGTCGCTGGGCGGCAGTGCTTATTACCTGATTAGCGGCCTGGCAATGGCAGCGTTTAGCTGGCTATTGCTGAAGAGAAAGCGCAGTGCGCTTTACCTCTACGCTGCGATTCTGTTCTTTACCGCTATCTGGGCCTGGCATGAAGCCGGGAGCGATTACTGGACGCTGGTTCCACGTCTGGATATCTGGGTGTTGCTGGGTATCTGGTTAATTCTGCCTTTCAGCTACCGTCAATTCTCTGTCAGCAACAACAAACCGTTGGGGGCGATGCTGGTCGCGCTGCTGGTTAATGTGGCGTTGTTGGCCGGTTCTGCACTGCACGATCCCCAGGAAATCAACGGTGAGCTGCCGCTGACCGATAAAGCCCCGGCGACATCCACCGTTCCGGCGGAAGACTGGTCAGCCTATGGCCGTACCCAGGAAGGCGTCCGTTATTCACCGCTGCAACAGATCAATGAACACAACGTCAAGGATCTTCAGGTTGCGTGGCAGTTCGAAACGGGTGACCACAAAACCGCGAATGATCCTGGCGAGATCACCAATGAAGTGACCCCGCTGAAAATCGGCAACATGCTGTATCTGTGTACCCCACATCAAATTCTGATTGCGCTGGATGCTGCCAGCGGCAAAGAGAAGTGGCGTTTTGACCCGCAGCTGAAGTCAGACCCGACTTTCCAGCACATCACCTGCCGTGGCGTGTCGTACCATGAAATGCCAACGGCCGCAGCGAGCAACGCCAGCCAGCCTGCCATCTGCGCGCGCCGCATTTTCCTGCCGGTGGATGATGGCCGTCTGTTTGCGCTGGATGCTCAGACCGGTGAACGTTGCCAGAGCTTCGCCAACAATGGTGAACTGAATCTGCAACATCAGCAGCCAAATGCCTATCCGGGTGGCTACGAACCGACATCTCCGCCAATTGTCACCGATAATATGGTGATCATCGCAGGTTCAGTCACGGATAACCTGTCAACCCACGAGCCTTCTGGCGTCATTCGTGGTTTCGATATCAACAGTGGCAAACTGGTGTGGGCCTTTGACCCGGGTGCTAAAGATCCCAATGCGCTGCCTGCGGATGGTGAAACCTTCACCGCTAACTCACCGAACTCCTGGGCACCTGCCGCTTATGATGCCAAACGTGACATTATCTATCTGCCGATGGGCGTCTCCACACCGGATATCTGGGGTGGCAACCGCACGGCGGAGCAGGAGCGTTTTGCCAGCGGCCTGTTAGCGCTGCACGCGTCAACCGGCAAGTTGGCCTGGTTCTATCAGACGGTGCATCATGACCTGTGGGATATGGATCTGCCGTCGCAACCGACGCTGGCGGATATCACCGATAAAGATGGCAACACCGTTCCGGTGGTGTATGTACCGGCGAAAACCGGCAACATCTTTGTACTGAATCGTGAAACCGGCAAGCCGGTGATTCCGGCACCGGAAACCCCGGTACCACAGGGTCCAGCGCAGGGCGATCATCTGAATCCAACCCAACCGTTCTCTGAACTGACCTTCCGTCCTCAGCAGAAATTGCAGGGCAAGGATATGTGGGGCGCCACCATGTTTGACCAACTGGTGTGCCGCGTGATGTTCCATCGTCTGCGTTATGAAGGCCCGTTCACGCCGCCGTCAGAGCAGGGGACACTGGTATTCCCTGGTGACTTCGGCATGTTCGAATGGGGTGGCATTGCGGTGGATACCGACCGTCAGATCGCAATTGCCAACCCGATGGCGATGCCGTTTATCTCGAAACTGATCCCGCGCGGGCCGGGTAACCCAATCGAGCCAGGTGCCGATGGTGCCGCTGGCTCAGGTTCTGAGTCTGGCGTGCAACATATGTACGGTGTGCCCTATGGCGTGGAGCTGAATCCGTTCCTGTCGCCGTTTGGCCTGCCTTGTCTGCAACCTTCGTGGGGCTTCGTCTCGGCGATCAATCTGCAAAATCACCAGATTGTCTGGAAAAAACGTATCGGTACGGTACGTGACAGTGCTCCAGTGCCGCTGCCGTTCAAAATGGGTGTGCCGATGTTGGGTGGCCCGGTGACCACCGCAGGCAATGTGTTCTTCGTGGCAGGTACGCTGGATAACTACCTGCGCGCCTATAGCGTGCGGAATGGTGAGTTGCTGTGGCAGGCGCGCCTGCCAGCCGGTGGGCAAGCCACGCCAATGACCTACTCGGTTGATGGTAAGCAATATGTGGTGATTATGGCGGGCGGTCACGGCTCGTTTGGCACCAAATTGGGTGATTATGTGATTGCATATAAACTGCCGTAA